In Bacillus sp. KH172YL63, one genomic interval encodes:
- a CDS encoding dipicolinate synthase subunit B gives MSVKGKRIGFGLTGSHCTYDAVFPEIERLVNNGAEVMPIVTSTVMNTETRFGKGEDWIKRIEDVTGHKVIDSIVKAEPLGPKIPLDCMVIAPLTGNTMSKFANAMTDSPVLMAAKATLRNHRPVVLGISTNDALGLNGVNLMRLISTKDIYFIPFGQDAPESKPKSMVARMSVIQETIEAAMEGRQLQPVVIERYLD, from the coding sequence ATGAGTGTGAAAGGAAAACGTATCGGGTTTGGTCTGACCGGCTCTCACTGCACATATGATGCTGTATTTCCAGAAATCGAACGGTTAGTGAATAATGGTGCAGAAGTGATGCCGATCGTCACCTCCACCGTCATGAACACAGAGACGAGGTTCGGAAAAGGGGAAGACTGGATTAAGCGCATCGAAGACGTCACTGGACATAAAGTCATTGATTCGATCGTCAAGGCAGAGCCCCTTGGGCCAAAGATCCCCCTCGATTGCATGGTGATCGCACCGCTGACAGGCAATACGATGAGTAAATTCGCCAATGCGATGACAGACTCTCCTGTGTTGATGGCGGCGAAAGCGACTTTGCGGAACCACCGTCCCGTTGTCCTTGGCATTTCCACCAATGATGCCCTTGGCTTAAATGGAGTGAACCTGATGAGGCTGATTTCCACAAAGGACATTTACTTCATCCCCTTCGGCCAGGATGCACCGGAGAGCAAGCCAAAATCCATGGTCGCAAGAATGTCAGTAATTCAGGAGACGATTGAAGCGGCGATGGAGGGGAGGCAGCTTCAACCCGTCGTCATTGAAAGATATTTAGACTGA
- the asd gene encoding aspartate-semialdehyde dehydrogenase yields MNTTGFHVAVVGATGAVGQQMLQTLEKRDFPIKQLTLLSSARSAGSTVTFKGKEWMVEEAKPESFEGVDIALFSAGGNVSKLLAPEAVKRGAIVVDNTSAYRMDPDVPLVVPEVNEEDIKLHNGIIANPNCSTIQMVAALEPIRKQYGLSKVIVSTYQAVSGAGAVAIDELHDQTRAILSGDSFEPSVLPVKGDKKHYQIAYNAIPQIDKFQDNGFTFEEMKMINETKKIMHMPSLKVSATCVRLPVVTGHSESVYIEIEKDSVSVKDIHALLKDAPGVTLEDVPEEQIYPMPAHAVGKPDVFVGRVRKDLDEDKGFHMWVVSDNLLKGAAWNSVQIAESLVKLGLIK; encoded by the coding sequence TTGAATACAACGGGATTTCATGTAGCAGTTGTCGGTGCCACTGGTGCTGTAGGACAACAAATGCTTCAAACTTTAGAGAAAAGGGATTTTCCAATAAAACAGTTAACATTATTATCATCAGCACGTTCAGCAGGTTCCACCGTTACATTTAAAGGAAAAGAATGGATGGTAGAAGAAGCGAAGCCCGAAAGTTTTGAAGGAGTGGATATCGCTTTATTCAGTGCAGGTGGGAATGTATCAAAGCTTCTTGCTCCTGAAGCCGTAAAGCGGGGAGCCATCGTGGTCGATAATACGAGTGCATACCGGATGGATCCGGATGTGCCGCTAGTGGTACCGGAAGTGAATGAAGAAGACATCAAGCTTCATAATGGAATCATTGCGAATCCAAATTGCTCCACGATCCAAATGGTGGCAGCACTTGAACCGATCCGCAAACAATATGGTCTATCAAAAGTGATCGTTTCCACCTATCAAGCCGTTTCAGGTGCAGGTGCGGTCGCGATCGACGAACTTCACGATCAAACCCGTGCGATTTTATCCGGTGATTCTTTTGAGCCGTCTGTATTGCCAGTCAAAGGGGATAAAAAACACTACCAGATCGCATATAATGCCATTCCTCAAATAGATAAATTTCAGGATAACGGCTTCACATTTGAAGAAATGAAAATGATTAATGAAACGAAAAAAATTATGCATATGCCTTCATTGAAGGTCTCTGCAACTTGTGTCAGACTGCCGGTTGTAACAGGTCACTCGGAAAGTGTATATATTGAAATTGAGAAGGATTCTGTTTCAGTGAAAGATATTCATGCATTGCTGAAAGATGCACCGGGGGTCACATTGGAAGACGTACCGGAGGAACAGATTTATCCTATGCCTGCACATGCCGTGGGTAAACCGGATGTGTTTGTGGGGCGTGTGCGAAAGGACCTTGACGAAGACAAAGGATTCCATATGTGGGTTGTATCTGATAACCTGCTGAAGGGTGCTGCCTGGAACTCGGTTCAAATCGCAGAAAGTCTTGTAAAGCTTGGTTTGATTAAGTAA